The Spirochaetales bacterium genomic interval CGTTTGCTTGTGTTAATCAAGGAGCAAGAAAATGAAAAAGAAAGAATTTTTCACAATCCGGATGAGAATATATGTCGTCCTCTGGGTTATCCTGGTGTTTACAGGCCCGATTTTTGCCCGAACAGGTCCTGTGTGGCGGGTCGATGATATTGGAAATCTTACCGTAGACGGCGAGATCTTCCGTGTTAAGGGCGGATCCTGGACCGGGCTCGAAGGACGACCTGATTTCATCGACGAGGTGATAAGTACCGCTCCAATGGAGTTGTATATAGGCAACATGTGGTGGGTGGAGACCGGCAGCACCTACGAACAGGATATAGCCGAGTTCAAGGACATGGGCTTTAGCCTGAGCAGGTTGACGATTGCCCCCAGACCCTCGATCCCGACAACCCTATGGACCGGGAACCGTAACTGATAAACGCCGAGGCGTTGCGCATTGAAAAGTCCAGATCGGCATTGGAGACGGTTATCCGGTTTTATCAGACCAGGCTGGTATTAATGTCCTCCTGGAAATCCACTCCTCCTCCGACTACATCGGGTGGAGGGCCGGCCGTTTGGACGATAATCCGCCATGGATCGATCGTGACTGGAACGATTACGATTTCACACGGGATGTCTACGACTGCGGCGACTATGGTGTGGAACCATGGTTGTGCGACCTGCGCAAGCTGGCCGGCATGGGGCGGCTGAGTTGAAACCCGGCTGGGGCGAGAACCTGTACGAAGCGGGCGACAATCCTCCGTCCATACCAAAGGACCTGCTGGTATACTGTCCTCATTCCTTTGGCCCGTCGGTGTACGTACGGAGCCAGTACATGGATACTGCCCAGCCGTGGTGCGAGGGCCTTGAAGGCGAAAGGGTCGGTGACGCGGAGTACACCGTCGTGATCGACCCGGCATTATGGATTCTGTCTGCTTGGCGATCGATCCGGAACAAATGAATACCGGCGGTATCCATAACCATGCCTGCGATCCTTATAACAATTCAGGGGGGGGCATGGGAAACCATAGAATAAAGGAAACTCGACATGCTTCAAAGAATCTGGGATCAGAACCCGCCACCGGCAAATGCAGGTGACGTAAACGGAGATAATGCCGTTAACGTAATCGATGTTCTCACGACGGCCCGATACTACATAGGGCTGAACCCCGCCGGCTTCATTGCCCGGAATGCGGACGTCGATTGCAGCGACGGCATCACCATTATCGATGCCTTCATGGTCGCCCGATACGATGTGGGTATAGTGTGTTCTTTCGGCTGCTGACGGTTCTCTTCTCCGGCTTGTTTGTCGTCGACTTCGTTTATATGAAAGACGGGATTTCGCATTGCTTTACATTTCTATTCTCGGTTTATTTTGACGGTGTTTTCGAAGATAACATGTCGTTGGGGATGATTATGTTAAATTTCAATTGTCATAGGCGCGGGTTTGGAGTAATATATAAAAAACATACTGGAGTAAACAATGAGTACATCATCAAATTCGAAGAGTAAACGCGCCGGGAAAGCAGCAGCAATCCGCAATAAAAAATGGCTTATCGGTGTGGCGATCGGCACCGCCGTGATCGTGATTGCGGGGATCGCCATTTTCGCATTGTCTCAATCTTCGTCGCAAATGAAGCTGAAAGTGGAAGACCTGGTCGTCGGCACCGGGAGGGAAGCAAAAATCGGCGACACGCTTATCGCGCACTATACCGGCTGGGTGTACGGCAAAAGCAAGTCCCAGCCTTTTGATTCATCGCTCGAGTTCGGCAAGCCCATTGAGTTCGTGCTGGGAAAGGGCAAGGTAATCAGGGGCTGGGATAGAGGGCTGGCCGGCATGAAAGTCGGCGGTAAACGCAAATTGACCATTCCATCCGATCTGGCTTACGGAGCGGACGGGACTTTTGACGGGAGGATTCCGCCGAACGCGGCACTGGTATTCGAGGTGGAACTGCTGGACGTCATCACCCCGCTCGCCGAACTGCCGCCCACGTCGGTGAAGGAGTTGAAAGTGGAAGACCTGTTCATCGGCACGGGAGCCGAAGCCAGGGCCGGCACAATCGTCAGCGTACATTATACCGGTTGGATCGAGGACGGTACCGAATTCGATTCGTCACGCGACAGCGGCAAGCCTATTGAGTTCGTGCTGGGTAAAGGGCAGGTGGTCGCGGGCTGGGAACAAGGCATTTTAGGCATGAAAGTCGGCGGCATACGAAAGCTGACCATCCCGCCCGATCTGGGTTACGGCGCCAAAGGCGTCAGAAACTATGTCCCGCCGAACGCGGCGCTGATATTCGAAGTTGAATTGATGGATGTCCGCACGCCTTCTCCCACAATGCCGCCCACTTCGGTGAAAATGCTGAAGGTGGAGGACCTGGTCGTCGGGACAGGAGACGAAGCCCGGAACGGTAATACACTCGTGCTGAACTTCACCGGTTGGCTCGAGGACGGCACCCAATTCGATTCATCATACGACTACGGCGAGCCCATTGAGTTCGTTCTGGGCAAGGGGCAGGTAATCGCGGGCTGGGAACAGGGCCTTTTGGGTATGAAAGTCGGCGGCAAACGGAAGCTGACTATCCCGCCCGATCTGGCTTACGGTGCCGACGGCCACCGAAACTACATTCCGCCGAACGCGGCTTTGATATTCGAAGTGGAACTGATTGCGGTCAGGTAAAAAGTGCGGGAAATCATGTCTTCAAATACCATGTCGCGCAGAACCGCTCTGATCGTTTTTTTTCTGGCCGGTCTCAGCGCCTTAATCTATGAGATTACCTGGATTCGCCAGGCGTTGCTGACTTTTGGCGTCAGCATCTATGCCTACTCAGCCGTACTCATGGCTTATATGGGCGGTATGGCGCTGGGCAGCTACGCCATCGGCAAATGGGCCGACCGCGCCGGGCGCCCCGGACAATTGTTTGCCGTGCTGCAGGTGGGGCTGGCCGTCCTGGGCTGGCTGGCGCTTCCGTTTCTGAACGGATTAACCGGCTTGTACAGCATAATGACGAGCAGCCTGAATCTGGAAAATGAATTGGCGCTGACGGCGTTGCGACTGGGATTGGCGTTGCTGCCGCTCACACCTCCCGCGCTTTTCATCGGCGCCGCTTTCCCGGTAATGGCGCGTATGTATGCCCGCGCCGATGGTAAAGTGGGCGGCGACCTTGGCGGGATGTACGCCGCCAACACGTTCGGCTCGGTGGCAGGGTGCCTGCTGGCCGCCATTGTGCTGATCCGGGCCTTCGGCGTGTCGGGTACGGTATTCATTGCCGTCGCGCTTAATGTAGTGACGGCTTTTCTCGCCTGGTTCACCGAAGGCCATCGCCTCGGTCTCCCGGCGGCAGCCCCGGAAAAAAGGCGTGAACCGGAGAAGTCCGCGCCGGCGTCCCCGGCACCGCGGGTCTCGCCGCCGCCGGCTAAAACACTTCCGGCCGGTGCTTTGCGGTTTGTCGTCATTGCCTACACTATTTCGGGTTTTGTCTCGCTGGCTTACGAGGTAACCTGGGGGAGATTGATTTCGCTGTACGTCATTGGGACCGTCTATTCATTTTCACTCATGCTGGCCGTCTACCTCACCGGCCTCGTGGTGGGCGCGGCGCTGGCTTCCGCATGGATTCGCCGCAGGGGCGCATCGATGGCGCTTTTCGGTTGGCTGGAAATGGGTATCGGCCTGCTGGCAGTCCTCTCGCTGTTCGTCTTTCCCCGGTTGTCGGGTTTGAAGATCAACGCACTGTTCGGGGGCTACAGCATGGGGGCGGACATCCTCTACGAGTCCCTGCTCTCGTTTATGACGCTTTTCCCCGTGACGCTTTTAATCGGCGCGGTTTTTCCGGTGGCGGTAAGCCTGTACAGCGGCGAACGGGCCGCTTCCGTGGGGCGGAAAATCTCTCGCATATCTGCCCTCAACACGGCCGGTTCCATACTCGGCGCGCTCCTTGCCGGATTCCTCATCATTCCATTGCTCGGCCTCAAGCATACGGTGTTGTTGCTGGCCGCGATCAATATGGCGCTCGGCCTGGCGGCCGTCTGGTTCATCCCGTCGACATCGATCCGTCTCCGCGCGGCCACCGCCGCTCCGGTGGCGCTGGCCGTTATCGCCGCGCTTTTATTACCGCCGCCGCGCTACCTGGGTTATTGGGAAAATATCGCCGGCCAGCTCATCTTTTACAGAGAAGGCGTCGAAACGACGGTTGCCGTCTTCGCACCCGGCCGTAATAATCCAAAGTTCTCCACCGTCAATGGCCGGATCGAAGTGCCCACCGATCCGGTTAGCATGCTTATCTTCCACCTGTTGGGGCATTTACCGCCGCTGCTCAAGCCGGATGCCGAAAACGCCCTGGTCTTGAGTTTCGGCAACGGCATCGCCAGCGGCACCATGGCCACCCATCCCGTGTTGCGCATCGACGTGGTTGACCTTTCGGCGGAAATGATCCGGGCCGCACGCGAGGTGTACACCTCCGAGAACCGCGGTGTGGCCGACGATCCGCGCCTCGTGGTGCACATCGAAGATGCACGCAATTATCTGCTGCAAACCGGGCGGACCTACGACATCATCTCGAACGATGCCACGCATCCGGCTAACGCTTGCAGCTGGGTACTGTACACCGC includes:
- a CDS encoding fused MFS/spermidine synthase; this encodes MSSNTMSRRTALIVFFLAGLSALIYEITWIRQALLTFGVSIYAYSAVLMAYMGGMALGSYAIGKWADRAGRPGQLFAVLQVGLAVLGWLALPFLNGLTGLYSIMTSSLNLENELALTALRLGLALLPLTPPALFIGAAFPVMARMYARADGKVGGDLGGMYAANTFGSVAGCLLAAIVLIRAFGVSGTVFIAVALNVVTAFLAWFTEGHRLGLPAAAPEKRREPEKSAPASPAPRVSPPPAKTLPAGALRFVVIAYTISGFVSLAYEVTWGRLISLYVIGTVYSFSLMLAVYLTGLVVGAALASAWIRRRGASMALFGWLEMGIGLLAVLSLFVFPRLSGLKINALFGGYSMGADILYESLLSFMTLFPVTLLIGAVFPVAVSLYSGERAASVGRKISRISALNTAGSILGALLAGFLIIPLLGLKHTVLLLAAINMALGLAAVWFIPSTSIRLRAATAAPVALAVIAALLLPPPRYLGYWENIAGQLIFYREGVETTVAVFAPGRNNPKFSTVNGRIEVPTDPVSMLIFHLLGHLPPLLKPDAENALVLSFGNGIASGTMATHPVLRIDVVDLSAEMIRAAREVYTSENRGVADDPRLVVHIEDARNYLLQTGRTYDIISNDATHPANACSWVLYTAEFYRQVKSHLEPDGVFVQWLPCHSLSIAEYKMILRTFQSVFENATLWYTGGTHSMLLATPTPLTRKALQAKLQAGTLSLDVLSDLGDARQIAGYLVFNAEEFREFTGPGPLSKDDNAFFISDGRETEELVRLLKTAAGRADP
- a CDS encoding FKBP-type peptidyl-prolyl cis-trans isomerase translates to MDVRTPSPTMPPTSVKMLKVEDLVVGTGDEARNGNTLVLNFTGWLEDGTQFDSSYDYGEPIEFVLGKGQVIAGWEQGLLGMKVGGKRKLTIPPDLAYGADGHRNYIPPNAALIFEVELIAVR